One Acropora palmata chromosome 2, jaAcrPala1.3, whole genome shotgun sequence genomic window, ATACTCAACAAATTTAACTTGGATCGCTTGACCAGTGTCTGGCTGTTTGAACGGTTGAATTTTTCGTCAGTAATTAATGATGCGGACTTAACTGATATAATTAGTTTAAGATAAGTACTTGGTGGACATTGATAATGCAAAACATGTAATTAATTATACACCACCCTCCGGCAAGGACACCGTGGGACATAGTAATCTTTATTGTTGGTTATTTGCATGTAACCAAATGCAGGACTCTAAAAGTGCCCCGTTAGCTACTCTTTGATAACGTGTTCTTTTATTGACTTAGCGAACAAAACATCGACCTCATGTCTTTCGACTCCACCCGTGACGAAACCAACACAGGTAACCGTACCAACGGCGAGGACTGGGGCAACCAATCTACCGACCACCCGAATGATTCATGCAACTACAAAGACATCTGGAACGTTAAATAtaatttcaacaacaacaacaacaacaacgagaaAACGACTCCTGTGTAAGTATTTTATCATGAAGCTCCACAGTGATAAATGACAAAAATCGATATTCagaattggccattttgcttttcattgacAGTGCatggaaaatttattttttaacggGTTCTTCCAGATCTGgtctttgtcttttcttttcacccTTTCCCCGACGCAATTATGTATCTCTTAAATAGGAATGACAACATTACACTAAATGACCGCCTCACCCATGGCTAAAGCACGCATGAtctgtttcttgttttaaaaatacagcAGTCTCGACAAGTCGTCCCATGGTAACCACAAAAAGCGTGTCACGGAGTACTGTTGCACTGTCGCATTTCACTAATCCCACAGCTTATACATCAACTATTACAGGTAAGGTGgcaaataaacatttcctgACAAAATTGTCGATGCATTTTGAAACGTACCAACTTCGATGCGTTttgcttgcttgtttgtttgtttcattgaaaGTAGACGTGAGTTTGtttcaagaaagaaagcaTGCATTGGTAGAAGAATATGGAACATTTTTTTGACCTATCAGATTTGTTTCTGAATCGGAAATTTCggtaaaatgcaaaatttttaactcGCTGATCACGCAAatcagaaaacaaacaacatctcGCAGGAGTGGAGTCACGTGAGCATATTACGTCCGTTTAAATGTGAATGACCACACTTCCTTTGGATCAGAAGGTGTGCTAACTATACATATGCTGTGGCTAGTTGTGTAAAGAATCGTTTGTGAGTAACCCTCTTGATGACAGGTTCTGCACTGAGCTGCCCCTCTGAGTGTGAAGTAGCCTGCAGTGAAGCTTGTGTACCAGACTGTTGCGTAGCAGCGCCTCAATATTCGGGAATTCACTCATCCGTAATGTCACCTATGCAACCCACTTCCACTGGGTACCAGTGCCACTTCCCATGTCCCAATGCGTGCGCTCCAGCATGTTCCACAAAGTGTTGTCAAGCTTTTTATCGAGTATCAACGTTGTTCTTCAGGAGAAAACGCGCATGGGGCAGAATGAGGAAgcagcctttgcaaaaatatttatatcgTATTTTGCGAACCCAGATGCGTCATAGacgaagaaataaaaactttgGAAATAGGACTAACTGATGATCAAGTTGAGAGAAGCTGAAGTAACGCTGTAGTAAATTGAACAGCTGATATTCAAGAGCGATCGCTTTGTTAGATCTAGAGAATTGATAAAACCCAACATCCTTCTTTCCCTCCTCCATGAATCCCCAATGTCTTTTTGAAAACTGGCCTCTGCATTCAGTTCGTGATCAGCTCGGTTTGTTGCGCTCCTTGCTCAGCGAGAAATGGTATTTACATTTACTTTTTACGGCCACTTTTGGTTTTTGTGCGCAAAAAGACTGCATACAGTATACAGTctttaaaagcttttaaaagccACACAAACCGAAAGAGTTGAGAACGGAACGGTGTCGGaataaatttattgaaattcaGGTCTTACCAAAACTAGACGTTGGTTAATAATGTAGGTGAACAAAGCCAGTTAAACTTTGAACACGTGTTCATGAAGTGAAGCCGTAACTTTCACAAATTTTTCAAGGTGACaaggtttgtttttaactGTACTAGAGGAAGGCTGTTGCTGATTCTGTAATGTCAACAAATCTTAAAAGCGTGGAAAATAactctaaaaaaaatactgtcTTTTTAGTATGTACTAGAACTGTTAACCCCACGATTGAAAATAAAGTCTTCGTCTCTGAAAGACACGATGCCGAGTAATGAATTCGACAAATCTATTAGCTTGTATCATCGACGGAAACCCTCGTTAGCCATCAGTAATTTTGGAAACAAATTAATCATTGAATAGAAACCCTGGTATAAGCGGATTTTGTGTtataaacaaaatgataacaaTGTCCCTAAATGGTACGCTGGACGAGAAGTTGTCTAAACAAACTAAAGTCATTCATGTGAGATCAGATTTAATCACAATAAGATCGTTGGGAAGCCGTTCGAGTCCTTGTTCCAGACGGTAAGTACAATCCTAAACCTTGTTATCTGTGCTTGTTTTATCATATTTAGAGGTCACTATTGTGTCCAATTCTGGGTATGATGATGTAAAAACGAAAAAggtacatgaaaaaaattcaaaagccTCGCTAAAAATTCCAGTGGTTTCTAACACGGGAACTCACGAAACCATAAAAAATTTggcctctgaaagctttttaGGTAGCACGTAAGTGTGCGACACCATTTTCTGTAAGTAGAGAAGAAAGACCAAAGACTGAATCTCTTTCTAAGAAAACTTTAATTTAGATTTGTCCGCATGTCTTTTTCAATATGTCAGTTAAACATCTAAGTAGAAGTGTAACATTAGAATCATAACTCGGTATAAATAGGTAAGTATTCTTATTATCTTAAAATGTATTAGACGATCTGCTGTTGTCAGGTTATGCTAAAATGTCATCTTGTCAAGTTTGATACGAAATGTTATATCGTAGAAGATTATTTATTCTCATGTGTATAAACGTATAGGATGTTTTGGACTTCAAACATGAGGCACCCGTTGGCATGTGTTCTTGCCGTAATCGCcatttttgtaataaatttaGGTGAGTCACTCCTTGCTTTTCCCTGAAACAGACGTTTTGAGTGAGTCTGCTGAGCATATTTATCAgtttttaaggaaaaaattcacttctttttttgcctcttttttttttgttttcatctcttttAGGAACAGATTTAGTCATCGGTGAGTGCATTGATCTTTATATATACAGGAGGGGTCATTTCATTCATACCCAGTCACCGCTGGATCAAGAATGATTAAAGGACTGAAATTGGGGTTTaaatatcttttatcttaTGAATTGGTGTGAGTGTGAGTAGATCGATATACATAGGCGCAAGGGAGGGGTGGTTGGGGGAAAATGCATTGATTACTTCTAATCGTAATTGTTGAAATAGGGACGATAACGCTgccggaaaaaaatttttttcccattcgGTTTTCAAAGCCCGCAACGGTAACCTGGG contains:
- the LOC141873144 gene encoding uncharacterized protein LOC141873144 isoform X3 — encoded protein: MKGCTGSRISEAECWSGDDAWLTYNKDGPSKKCLNAMFTPCDENCEEEACFGNDDAVFVYGIGQPNKTSTSCLSTPPVTKPTQVTVPTARTGATNLPTTRMIHATTKTSGTLNIISTTTTTTTRKRLLSVSTSRPMVTTKSVSRSTVALSHFTNPTAYTSTITGSALSCPSECEVACSEACVPDCCVAAPQYSGIHSSVMSPMQPTSTGYQCHFPCPNACAPACSTKCCQAFYRVSTLFFRRKRAWGRMRKQPLQKYLYRILRTQMRHRRRNKNFGNRTN
- the LOC141873144 gene encoding uncharacterized protein LOC141873144 isoform X2, which translates into the protein MKGCTGSRISEGSAEVGYKKKGCYNDNDEKFERPLSDLLFTDLDMSSSVFSGTQFTRDSMDSLYLSDLVERCALKTKEFGFAVFGIERVAECWSGDDAWLTYNKDGPSKKCLNAMFTPCDENCEEEACFGNDDAVFVYGIGQPNKTSTSCLSTPPVTKPTQVTVPTARTGATNLPTTRMIHATTKTSGTLNIISTTTTTTTRKRLLSVSTSRPMVTTKSVSRSTVALSHFTNPTAYTSTITGSALSCPSECEVACSEACVPDCCVAAPQYSGIHSSVMSPMQPTSTGYQCHFPCPNACAPACSTKCCQAFYRVSTLFFRRKRAWGRMRKQPLQKYLYRILRTQMRHRRRNKNFGNRTN
- the LOC141873144 gene encoding uncharacterized protein LOC141873144 isoform X1, with the translated sequence MLHFSLLHVSTVIALLAWIKEKGSAEVGYKKKGCYNDNDEKFERPLSDLLFTDLDMSSSVFSGTQFTRDSMDSLYLSDLVERCALKTKEFGFAVFGIERVAECWSGDDAWLTYNKDGPSKKCLNAMFTPCDENCEEEACFGNDDAVFVYGIGQPNKTSTSCLSTPPVTKPTQVTVPTARTGATNLPTTRMIHATTKTSGTLNIISTTTTTTTRKRLLSVSTSRPMVTTKSVSRSTVALSHFTNPTAYTSTITGSALSCPSECEVACSEACVPDCCVAAPQYSGIHSSVMSPMQPTSTGYQCHFPCPNACAPACSTKCCQAFYRVSTLFFRRKRAWGRMRKQPLQKYLYRILRTQMRHRRRNKNFGNRTN